From Oreochromis niloticus isolate F11D_XX linkage group LG14, O_niloticus_UMD_NMBU, whole genome shotgun sequence, one genomic window encodes:
- the kcnj13 gene encoding inward rectifier potassium channel 13 isoform X1 — protein sequence MTTKSNSSVLGGKASSSPLLSPPPHQRLITKDGHCALRPTVCSSGSWHETLRRAWLLALQDVWGLLVSLRWRWVLLAFCTSFLAHWLLFACLWYLLAHLNGDLAVQDHDAPPQGHVLCVKHITSFTAAFSFSLETQLTIGYGTMFPSGDCPSAIALLAVQMLLGLMLEAFITGAFVAKIARPQKRAGAIQFSHQAVVGQHLGQTCLMLRVTNLLQRPLVDVKVSAVLYEEHEGQALHQTSLDFYLDHLGQQPCPFFIFPLTFYHPLDRRSPLYPVLCEGSSTHFELVVFLSALQEGTGDTCQKRTSYLRQEIQFDRRFVPALGLDACGRYTVSNQHFDTAHSKEPMNKDCVVQINGDGNERME from the exons ATGACAACCAAATCGAACAGCAGTGTTCTGGGTGGCAAGGCTTCCTCATCACCTCTCCTGTCCCCTCCACCTCACCAGCGTCTGATCACCAAAGATGGACACTGTGCACTTCGCCCCACTGTGTGTTCTTCAGGCTCATGGCATGAGACTTTACGCAGAGCCTGGCTGTTGGCCCTGCAGGATGTGTGGGGACTGTTAGTGAGTCTGCGCTGGAGATGGGTCCTTCTGGCCTTCTGCACCTCTTTCCTGGCCCACTGGCTGTTGTTTGCCTGTCTGTGGTACTTGCTGGCACACCTAAATGGGGACCTTGCTGTTCAGGATCATGATGCGCCCCCACAGGGGCATGTGCTCTGTGTAAAGCACATTACAAGCTTCACTGCTGCGTTTTCCTTCTCCCTGGAGACTCAGCTAACCATCGGCTATGGCACTATGTTCCCCAGTGGAGACTGCCCTAGTGCTATAGCACTTTTGGCTGTACAGATGCTGCTTGGACTCATGCTGGAAGCATTTATCACAG GTGCATTTGTAGCCAAGATTGCCCGCCCCCAGAAGCGAGCAGGAGCCATCCAATTCAGCCACCAGGCAGTGGTGGGCCAACACCTGGGTCAGACATGCCTCATGCTACGAGTCACCAATCTGCTGCAGCGACCTCTGGTGGATGTAAAGGTGAGTGCTGTGCTATATGAGGAGCATGAAGGCCAAGCTCTACACCAGACTTCATTGGACTTCTATTTGGACCATCTGGGCCAGCAGCCATGCCCCTTCTTCATTTTTCCACTCACCTTTTACCACCCCCTGGACCGTCGGAGCCCTCTGTACCCTGTCCTGTGTGAGGGCTCATCAACCCACTTTGAGTTAGTTGTCTTCCTATCAGCCTTGCAGGAGGGAACTGGTGACACTTGCCAGAAGAGGACCTCTTACCTGCGCCAAGAAATCCAGTTTGACCGCCGCTTTGTCCCTGCTTTGGGGTTGGATGCCTGTGGAAGGTACACAGTGAGCAACCAGCACTTTGATACAGCCCACTCAAAAGAGCCTATGAACAAGGACTGTGTGGTGCAGATCAACGGTGATGGCAATGAGAGGATGGAGTAA